One Brevibacterium spongiae DNA segment encodes these proteins:
- a CDS encoding NAD(P)-dependent malic enzyme, producing the protein MTTTAENSTGSGQNAPTPITDEEIFAAHEGGKLSAELTSPLETQRDLSIAYTPGVAKVCTAIKDEPQLARTHTWTGRLVAVISDGSAVLGLGDIGAAASLPVMEGKCALFKSFSGLNAIPIVLDTNDTDEIVETIIRMAPTFGAINLEDISAPRCFEIEDRVKEALDIPVMHDDQHGTAVVVLAALTNALRVVKKSFDSVRVVVSGAGAAGVAVVKILADAGVNDIVVLDSKGVVESGRPDLSETKQLLAESTNPRGISGGIGEALDGADAFIGVSGGTIDEAHLENMADDAIIFALSNPNPEVVPDIASKYATVVATGRSDFPNQINNVLAFPGIFRGALDADADEITDDMKLVAARAIADLVGDDLAPGYIVPGALDPRVAPAVAEAVEKSALEAMTKR; encoded by the coding sequence ATGACGACCACCGCCGAAAACTCGACCGGCTCGGGCCAGAACGCGCCGACTCCCATCACCGATGAGGAGATCTTCGCCGCACACGAAGGCGGCAAGCTGTCCGCCGAACTCACCAGCCCGCTGGAGACCCAGCGCGATCTGTCGATCGCCTACACGCCCGGCGTGGCCAAGGTCTGCACCGCGATCAAGGACGAACCGCAGCTCGCACGCACCCATACCTGGACGGGCCGCCTCGTCGCGGTCATCTCCGACGGGTCGGCCGTGCTCGGCCTCGGTGACATCGGCGCGGCCGCCTCGCTGCCGGTGATGGAGGGCAAGTGCGCCCTGTTCAAGTCCTTCTCGGGACTCAACGCGATCCCGATCGTGCTCGACACCAACGACACCGACGAGATCGTCGAGACCATCATCCGCATGGCTCCGACCTTCGGTGCGATCAACCTCGAGGACATCTCCGCCCCGCGCTGCTTCGAGATCGAGGACCGGGTCAAGGAGGCCCTCGACATCCCCGTCATGCACGATGACCAGCACGGCACCGCCGTCGTCGTCCTCGCCGCGCTGACGAATGCGCTGCGCGTGGTGAAGAAGTCGTTCGACTCCGTCCGCGTCGTCGTCTCCGGTGCCGGCGCCGCCGGTGTTGCCGTCGTGAAGATCCTCGCCGACGCCGGCGTCAACGACATCGTCGTCCTCGACTCGAAGGGCGTCGTCGAATCCGGACGCCCCGACCTGTCCGAGACGAAGCAGCTCCTCGCCGAGTCGACGAACCCGCGCGGAATCTCCGGCGGAATCGGCGAAGCCCTCGACGGAGCCGACGCCTTCATCGGCGTCTCCGGGGGCACCATCGACGAGGCGCACCTGGAGAACATGGCCGATGATGCGATCATCTTCGCCCTATCGAACCCCAACCCCGAGGTGGTCCCCGACATCGCCTCCAAGTACGCCACCGTGGTGGCCACCGGGCGCAGCGACTTCCCGAACCAGATCAACAACGTCCTCGCGTTCCCCGGGATCTTCCGCGGTGCGCTCGACGCCGACGCCGACGAGATCACCGATGACATGAAGCTCGTCGCCGCTCGGGCGATCGCCGACCTCGTCGGGGATGACCTGGCTCCCGGGTACATCGTGCCTGGTGCGCTCGATCCCCGTGTGGCCCCGGCCGTCGCCGAGGCGGTCGAGAAGTCCGCGCTCGAAGCGATGACCAAGCGCTGA
- a CDS encoding organic hydroperoxide resistance protein: MQALYTAEALATGEGRDGRGRTKDGKVEVDLATPTEMGGSGEGTNPEQLFAVGYAACFHSALRLVAGQTKANIEDSSVGSRVSIGKNNEGGFQLAVELEVTLPHVDTAEAQALADKAHKVCPYSNATRGNIDVTITVTDD, encoded by the coding sequence ATGCAAGCTCTCTACACTGCAGAAGCACTGGCCACCGGCGAGGGCCGTGATGGCCGTGGACGGACGAAGGACGGAAAGGTCGAGGTCGATCTCGCCACTCCCACGGAGATGGGCGGCAGCGGCGAGGGCACCAACCCCGAACAGCTCTTCGCGGTCGGCTACGCGGCGTGCTTCCACTCGGCGCTGCGCCTCGTGGCCGGTCAGACCAAGGCGAACATCGAGGACTCCTCGGTGGGCTCACGCGTGAGCATCGGCAAGAACAACGAGGGTGGGTTCCAGCTCGCCGTCGAGCTCGAGGTCACTCTCCCGCACGTCGACACGGCCGAGGCCCAGGCGTTGGCCGACAAGGCGCACAAGGTGTGCCCGTACTCCAATGCCACCCGCGGCAACATCGACGTGACCATCACCGTCACCGACGACTGA
- a CDS encoding SPFH domain-containing protein: MTGLVATVAIIIVILVIAVLLFGKLRTSMFFTVKTQENVIVERFGKFKKVAKPGLNTKVPFVETTSRPISLRVQQLEVNIESKTKDNVFVTVPVAVQYVVEEDNVADAYYRLANSEEQIRSYVFDTVRSALSGLTLDTAFESKDDIAENVERRLSESMKRYGFKIVSTLVTDITPDPKVRDSMNSINAAQRDRVAAQSLAEADKIKRVTQAQAESEAMRLHGEGVAAQRKAIATGIAEQYAKLQEVGIDKTAEQLLMMTQYFDTMQNVAQEGRSNVLFMPSNPGGLGEMGQEIRNALFAANAAEDGATFTAPESRYSSSPSHRSEQPAVPQQPTNPPSSGGSGGSGQSNSQSGRSAGQAVRSAAQSAKSAAQQWKQGQQPPQNPQQ; this comes from the coding sequence ATGACTGGATTAGTGGCCACAGTCGCCATAATCATCGTCATCCTCGTCATCGCCGTTCTGCTCTTCGGCAAGCTGCGCACCAGCATGTTCTTCACGGTGAAGACGCAGGAGAATGTCATCGTCGAGCGATTCGGCAAGTTCAAGAAGGTTGCGAAGCCGGGACTGAATACGAAGGTGCCGTTCGTCGAGACGACGAGCCGGCCGATCTCGCTGCGAGTCCAGCAGCTCGAGGTCAATATCGAGTCGAAGACGAAGGACAATGTCTTCGTCACCGTTCCCGTCGCCGTCCAGTACGTCGTCGAAGAGGACAACGTCGCTGATGCCTACTACCGTCTGGCGAACTCTGAGGAGCAGATCCGCTCCTACGTCTTCGACACCGTGCGCTCGGCGCTGTCGGGGCTGACACTGGATACGGCGTTCGAGTCGAAGGACGATATCGCCGAGAACGTGGAGCGTCGGCTGTCGGAGTCGATGAAGCGCTACGGGTTCAAGATCGTGAGCACCCTCGTCACGGACATCACGCCTGACCCGAAGGTGCGCGACTCGATGAACTCGATCAACGCCGCACAGCGCGACCGGGTCGCGGCACAGTCGCTGGCCGAGGCGGACAAGATCAAGCGTGTGACCCAGGCTCAGGCGGAGTCCGAAGCGATGCGCCTGCACGGTGAAGGTGTCGCCGCTCAGCGGAAGGCGATCGCCACCGGTATCGCGGAGCAGTACGCGAAGCTGCAGGAGGTGGGCATCGACAAGACGGCCGAGCAGCTGCTGATGATGACTCAGTACTTCGACACCATGCAGAACGTCGCTCAGGAGGGACGCTCGAACGTGCTGTTCATGCCCTCGAACCCGGGTGGTCTGGGCGAGATGGGCCAGGAGATCCGCAACGCCCTGTTCGCCGCCAACGCCGCCGAGGACGGAGCGACCTTCACGGCACCGGAGAGCCGCTACAGCTCGAGCCCGAGCCATCGCTCCGAGCAGCCGGCAGTCCCGCAGCAGCCGACCAACCCACCGAGCTCAGGTGGGTCCGGCGGGTCCGGCCAGTCGAACTCGCAGTCGGGCCGGTCGGCAGGCCAGGCCGTCCGGTCGGCGGCACAGTCCGCGAAGTCGGCTGCGCAGCAGTGGAAGCAGGGCCAGCAGCCGCCGCAGAATCCCCAGCAGTAG
- a CDS encoding FadR/GntR family transcriptional regulator, whose amino-acid sequence MTEATAAGRKVTTSDRIKDLILSDGLRPGDLLPTEGELCNRLGVSRSNVREAIRKLSTLDIVDVRHGHGTYVGEMSLDALVEALVFRGVLSPGDDLDPLRDVVDVRKALDHGMADQIVSALQGTSNPDLHALVDEMTALAADGKTFPQQDRAFHTGLLAQLGNSLVGQLVAAFWDVHTAVLPKLNVAVAADLEQTAKSHGLMLDAAESGDAEAFRDAITAHYEPIMRALEEN is encoded by the coding sequence ATGACGGAGGCGACAGCGGCCGGTCGGAAGGTGACGACCTCCGACCGAATCAAGGATCTCATCCTCTCAGACGGACTGCGCCCCGGCGACCTCCTGCCCACCGAAGGCGAACTGTGCAACCGCCTCGGAGTCTCCAGATCGAACGTGCGCGAGGCCATCCGCAAGCTCTCCACCCTCGACATCGTCGACGTCCGGCACGGACACGGCACCTATGTCGGCGAGATGAGCCTCGACGCCCTCGTCGAAGCCCTCGTCTTCCGCGGAGTGCTCAGCCCCGGCGACGACCTCGATCCGCTGCGCGACGTTGTCGACGTCCGCAAGGCCCTCGACCACGGAATGGCCGATCAGATCGTCAGCGCCCTGCAGGGCACCTCGAACCCCGACTTGCACGCCCTCGTCGACGAGATGACCGCCCTGGCAGCCGACGGCAAGACCTTCCCGCAGCAGGACCGCGCCTTCCACACCGGGCTGCTCGCCCAGCTCGGCAACTCACTCGTCGGCCAACTCGTCGCAGCCTTCTGGGACGTCCACACCGCAGTGCTGCCGAAACTCAACGTCGCCGTGGCCGCCGACCTGGAGCAGACGGCGAAATCGCACGGACTCATGCTCGACGCCGCGGAATCCGGCGATGCCGAAGCGTTCCGTGACGCAATCACCGCCCACTACGAGCCGATCATGCGCGCCCTCGAGGAGAACTGA
- the nagB gene encoding glucosamine-6-phosphate deaminase, whose amino-acid sequence MEVVIADEYTLAELAADAIERLLRTQTSPVLGLATGSSPLRIYDELTTRHKNEGLSFAHAQAFMLDEYVGIAADHPERYRNVIEAQIASRVDFAEGAVHGPDGSADDLAAASADYEAQIAAAGGIDLQILGIGTDGHVAFNEPGSSLASRTRVKSLTHQTRVDNARFFDGDVEQVPKLCLTQGMGTIMEAGHLVLVATGGNKAEAVHQMVEGSISAMWPASVLQMHQHVTVLLDDAAASRLQLADYYRHAYENKPDWQDL is encoded by the coding sequence ATGGAAGTTGTCATCGCCGATGAATACACCCTGGCGGAGCTCGCCGCCGATGCGATCGAGCGGCTGCTGCGCACGCAGACGTCACCGGTCCTCGGGCTGGCGACCGGTTCGAGTCCGCTGCGCATCTACGACGAGCTGACCACCCGCCACAAGAACGAAGGACTGTCCTTCGCTCATGCGCAGGCGTTCATGCTCGACGAATACGTCGGCATCGCCGCCGACCACCCGGAACGCTATCGCAACGTCATCGAGGCGCAGATCGCTTCGCGCGTCGATTTCGCCGAGGGGGCCGTCCACGGACCCGATGGATCCGCGGATGATCTGGCGGCCGCCTCGGCGGACTATGAGGCGCAGATCGCCGCGGCGGGCGGAATCGATCTGCAGATCCTGGGCATCGGCACCGACGGCCACGTCGCGTTCAACGAACCCGGCTCATCCCTGGCGTCCCGGACGCGGGTGAAGTCGCTGACGCATCAGACGCGGGTCGATAACGCCCGGTTCTTCGACGGTGACGTCGAGCAGGTGCCGAAGCTGTGCCTGACGCAGGGGATGGGCACGATCATGGAGGCCGGGCACCTTGTGCTCGTGGCGACCGGCGGCAACAAGGCCGAGGCCGTGCATCAGATGGTCGAGGGGTCGATCTCGGCGATGTGGCCGGCGTCGGTGCTGCAGATGCATCAGCACGTCACGGTGCTGCTCGACGATGCGGCGGCCTCGAGGCTCCAGCTTGCCGACTACTACCGCCACGCGTACGAGAACAAACCGGACTGGCAGGACCTCTGA
- a CDS encoding N-acetylmannosamine-6-phosphate 2-epimerase: MLSKTEILEALRGRLIVSVQAYPGEPMRDPNTMGQIAASAVAGGAAAVRVQGLGDIQASRSAVEVPVIGLWKDGKDGVVITPTFQHAYAVALAGSHIVALDGTRRERPDGLSLAETIGRLHEQTNALVMADCGSLDDARAAVEAGADIIGTTLAGYTDERPKTDGPDLDLISEIRDAALPAMLVAEGRIHSPAQAAAARDAGAEAVVVGTAITHPTTITSWFAEAVEG; the protein is encoded by the coding sequence ATGCTGTCGAAGACCGAAATCCTTGAGGCTCTGCGCGGGCGGCTCATCGTCTCCGTGCAGGCCTACCCTGGCGAGCCGATGCGGGATCCGAACACGATGGGCCAGATCGCCGCCTCGGCGGTGGCAGGCGGCGCGGCGGCTGTGCGCGTGCAGGGACTCGGCGATATCCAGGCCTCCCGCTCAGCGGTCGAGGTGCCTGTCATCGGACTGTGGAAGGACGGGAAGGACGGCGTCGTCATCACCCCGACCTTCCAGCACGCCTATGCTGTGGCGCTGGCCGGATCCCACATCGTCGCGCTCGACGGTACCCGGCGCGAACGACCTGACGGGCTGAGCCTGGCCGAGACGATCGGACGTCTCCACGAGCAGACGAACGCCCTGGTCATGGCCGATTGCGGCAGCCTCGATGATGCTCGGGCGGCGGTCGAGGCCGGTGCCGACATCATCGGCACGACCTTGGCCGGCTACACCGACGAACGCCCGAAGACCGACGGCCCCGACCTCGACCTCATCAGCGAAATCCGTGACGCAGCGCTTCCCGCGATGCTCGTCGCCGAAGGCCGCATCCATTCCCCCGCCCAGGCCGCGGCCGCGCGTGACGCCGGTGCCGAGGCCGTCGTCGTGGGCACCGCGATCACTCACCCGACCACGATCACCTCATGGTTCGCCGAGGCGGTCGAGGGCTGA
- a CDS encoding ROK family protein has translation MTLPATVAVDIGGTKIRAGSVIDGHLAHVRSVPTPATSGAQAVLDTIAEVAAAVIAETQASRDGSVDGDGSSFGSGDGFGSGSGADSGADWAGPPAGSSGSSADPVWRIGVGSAGVIDPATGVVISATDSLAGWAGTELTVELSARTGLPVRAVNDVHAHALGEVVAGASHGSSSSLLAAAGTGIGGGFITDGRLLTGRNSAAGHIGHLPSAAAAGLPCPCGGTGHVEAIASGPAILATYHRLLRTNGPAAPEPSAQPATASPAPDPTATSTRFSASSPANTRELAATASAGDALAVRAFDTGARALGSALGGIVNVLSPEVVVIGGGLAEMGSIWWVPLREAFAAELIRATAGAELRKAELGQDAALIGAAGLWADTVSPHAATAAHATSGSEDAPPDSTTKETH, from the coding sequence GTGACCCTGCCCGCCACTGTTGCCGTCGATATCGGAGGCACGAAGATCCGTGCCGGTTCCGTCATCGACGGGCACCTTGCGCACGTGCGCAGCGTGCCGACGCCTGCGACGTCGGGTGCGCAGGCGGTCCTCGACACCATCGCCGAGGTGGCCGCCGCCGTGATCGCGGAAACGCAGGCTTCCCGTGACGGATCCGTTGACGGTGACGGTTCCAGTTTCGGTTCCGGTGACGGCTTCGGTTCCGGATCCGGTGCCGATTCCGGTGCTGACTGGGCGGGTCCCCCTGCCGGTTCGTCGGGCTCTTCCGCCGATCCCGTGTGGCGCATCGGCGTCGGTTCGGCCGGGGTCATCGACCCCGCGACCGGGGTCGTGATCTCGGCGACGGATTCGCTGGCCGGTTGGGCCGGCACCGAGCTGACCGTCGAGCTCTCCGCCCGCACCGGACTGCCGGTGCGAGCTGTCAACGATGTCCATGCCCATGCGCTCGGCGAGGTCGTCGCCGGAGCCTCCCACGGTTCGAGCAGTTCCCTGCTCGCTGCTGCCGGGACCGGAATCGGCGGCGGGTTCATCACGGATGGTCGCCTGCTCACTGGCAGGAACTCGGCCGCCGGACATATCGGCCATCTGCCATCGGCAGCCGCAGCCGGACTGCCCTGCCCGTGCGGCGGCACCGGACACGTCGAAGCGATCGCCTCGGGACCCGCCATCCTGGCCACCTACCACCGCCTGCTGCGGACTAACGGACCCGCAGCCCCAGAGCCGAGCGCACAGCCTGCGACCGCATCGCCCGCGCCCGACCCGACGGCAACGAGCACCCGATTCTCAGCGTCATCCCCGGCGAACACCCGCGAATTGGCGGCGACCGCCTCGGCGGGGGATGCTCTCGCCGTCCGCGCCTTCGATACGGGCGCGCGAGCCTTGGGATCGGCGCTCGGCGGGATCGTCAACGTCCTCTCCCCCGAGGTCGTCGTCATCGGCGGCGGCCTCGCCGAGATGGGCAGCATCTGGTGGGTGCCCCTGCGCGAGGCCTTCGCCGCCGAACTCATCCGCGCCACCGCAGGGGCCGAGCTGCGGAAGGCAGAATTGGGACAGGACGCCGCCCTCATCGGCGCGGCAGGACTATGGGCCGACACCGTCTCACCGCACGCCGCCACCGCCGCGCACGCCACCTCCGGATCCGAGGATGCCCCACCCGATTCCACCACGAAAGAGACTCACTGA
- a CDS encoding dihydrodipicolinate synthase family protein — protein sequence MMTDFHGIIPPLLTPRTSDGEIDRAGIAALVDHLVAGGVHGVFVLGSSGEVPYLTNDERDLVLATALEAAAGRVPVLVGISEQTTTRVIDEADRLLAIGGDAAVVTTPFYALSDAAEVERHLRAVAAHVSVPVFAYDVPVRTHMKMPLDLLVRLAEEGVIAGVKDSSGDDVGFRRLLLATKHLPDFAVFTGHEVVTDGAMLGGAAGIVPGLGNVDPAGYVRTYDAAKAGDWTAAVTEQDRVARLFDITGAATPGRVSAGAAGLGGFKTALQLMGIIDSNRMAEPMEALDAAETERVREIITAAGLL from the coding sequence ATCATGACTGACTTCCACGGAATCATCCCCCCGCTGCTCACCCCGCGCACCTCCGACGGAGAGATCGACCGGGCGGGCATCGCCGCCCTCGTCGACCACCTCGTCGCAGGCGGAGTGCACGGAGTCTTCGTGCTCGGGTCCTCCGGCGAGGTCCCCTACCTCACCAATGATGAGCGTGACCTCGTGCTGGCCACCGCGCTCGAGGCCGCGGCCGGCCGGGTGCCCGTGCTCGTGGGCATCAGCGAGCAGACGACGACGCGCGTCATCGACGAAGCCGACCGCCTGCTGGCGATCGGCGGGGACGCGGCCGTGGTCACCACGCCGTTCTACGCCCTGTCCGACGCCGCCGAGGTGGAGCGCCACCTGCGTGCCGTCGCCGCCCATGTCAGCGTGCCCGTCTTCGCCTACGACGTGCCCGTGCGCACGCACATGAAGATGCCGCTCGACCTGCTCGTCCGCCTCGCCGAAGAGGGCGTCATCGCCGGCGTCAAGGACTCCTCCGGTGACGACGTCGGCTTCCGCCGCCTGCTGCTGGCGACGAAGCACCTGCCGGACTTCGCCGTGTTCACCGGCCACGAGGTCGTCACCGACGGCGCGATGCTCGGCGGCGCGGCAGGCATCGTCCCCGGCCTCGGCAACGTCGACCCCGCCGGGTACGTGCGCACCTATGACGCGGCGAAGGCCGGCGACTGGACGGCCGCGGTCACCGAGCAGGACCGTGTGGCTCGCCTGTTCGACATCACCGGTGCCGCGACGCCGGGCCGCGTCTCCGCCGGTGCCGCGGGCCTCGGCGGGTTCAAGACCGCACTGCAGCTCATGGGCATCATCGATTCGAACCGGATGGCCGAGCCGATGGAGGCCCTCGACGCCGCAGAGACCGAACGCGTCCGCGAGATCATCACCGCCGCAGGACTGCTGTGA
- a CDS encoding sodium:solute symporter codes for MDAPGLGGLNWAVIIIYLLATLGIGVWFTKRASGGTEEFFKASGRIPAWAAGFSIYATTLSAITYMSTPEQAFLTDWSYAAGNIAIFAIVPLLVLFYIPFFRKLDVTTAYEYLEERFGPSIRVLGSVLFVLFHIGRVAIVIYLPTLAISSVTDINPALVAGAVGVLSVVYTFLGGIEGVIWSDVVQGIILLVGAAVILVFGIMALDGGLATVVSDAAADDKFISADNWKFGGAAAAIPIVFLGSVFNNLHQYTASQDVVQRYQTTDSPKSTARSLIVNGFLALLTIPLFYGIGTVLYSFYQHSEALPEGFNTSALVPYFAVTALPAGVSGLLIAAIFAAAQSTISSSLNSISACVTVDIRDRFFPPKDGKPRTGVAFSRAVIVIVGALSVGVALYLSATDQAQTWDLFLSITGLFGVPLAGVFALGIFTKRANTSGVLAGLLLGAGLAWIVQEQAGLTPFAVSTVAFVGAMIFGYLVSLLTGAIGGRSDHDVLPLTIYGKRASYTRRVPTQPTNPAEAVSASAATAESTSSIGSDPTRPTTTSATVNTHDRQGHDHD; via the coding sequence ATGGACGCTCCGGGACTCGGCGGCCTCAACTGGGCCGTGATCATCATCTACCTCTTGGCCACTCTCGGCATCGGGGTCTGGTTCACCAAACGCGCCAGCGGAGGAACAGAGGAGTTCTTCAAGGCCAGCGGCCGCATCCCGGCCTGGGCGGCCGGCTTCTCCATCTACGCGACGACGCTGTCGGCCATCACCTACATGTCCACACCCGAGCAGGCCTTCCTCACCGACTGGTCGTATGCCGCCGGAAACATCGCAATCTTCGCGATCGTCCCGCTGCTCGTGCTCTTCTACATCCCCTTCTTCCGCAAGCTCGACGTCACCACGGCCTATGAGTACCTCGAGGAGCGCTTCGGCCCGAGCATCCGCGTGCTCGGCTCCGTGCTCTTCGTCCTCTTCCACATCGGCCGCGTCGCCATCGTCATCTACCTGCCGACCCTGGCCATCAGCTCGGTCACCGACATCAACCCGGCGCTCGTCGCCGGCGCCGTCGGCGTGCTCTCGGTCGTCTACACCTTCCTCGGCGGCATCGAGGGCGTCATCTGGTCCGACGTCGTCCAGGGCATCATCCTGCTCGTCGGCGCGGCCGTCATCCTCGTCTTCGGCATCATGGCCCTCGACGGCGGGCTGGCGACAGTGGTCTCCGATGCCGCGGCCGATGACAAGTTCATCTCCGCGGACAACTGGAAGTTCGGCGGGGCCGCCGCGGCGATCCCGATCGTCTTCCTCGGCTCGGTGTTCAACAACCTGCACCAGTACACGGCCAGCCAGGACGTCGTCCAGCGCTACCAGACCACGGACTCGCCGAAGTCGACGGCACGTTCGCTCATCGTCAACGGCTTCCTCGCCCTGCTGACGATCCCTCTGTTCTACGGAATCGGCACCGTCCTCTACAGCTTCTACCAGCACTCGGAGGCCCTGCCGGAAGGGTTCAACACCTCGGCGCTGGTGCCCTACTTCGCGGTCACAGCACTGCCGGCAGGCGTCTCGGGGCTGCTCATCGCCGCGATCTTCGCCGCCGCACAGTCGACGATCTCCTCGAGCCTCAACTCGATCTCGGCCTGCGTGACCGTCGACATCCGCGACCGCTTCTTCCCGCCCAAGGACGGCAAGCCGCGCACCGGAGTCGCCTTCTCCCGCGCCGTCATCGTCATCGTCGGTGCACTCTCCGTCGGGGTCGCGCTCTATCTCTCGGCCACCGATCAGGCTCAGACCTGGGACCTGTTCCTCTCGATCACCGGACTCTTCGGTGTTCCGCTGGCCGGTGTCTTCGCGCTCGGCATCTTCACGAAGCGGGCGAACACCTCGGGCGTGCTCGCCGGGCTCCTCCTCGGTGCGGGCCTGGCCTGGATCGTCCAGGAGCAGGCCGGCCTCACACCGTTCGCCGTCTCCACCGTCGCATTCGTCGGCGCCATGATCTTCGGCTATCTCGTCTCGCTGCTCACCGGCGCCATCGGCGGCCGCAGCGACCACGATGTGCTGCCGCTGACGATCTACGGCAAGCGCGCCAGCTACACCCGCCGAGTTCCGACTCAGCCCACCAACCCCGCCGAGGCGGTCTCCGCCTCCGCGGCCACCGCCGAGTCCACGTCATCGATCGGATCGGATCCGACCCGCCCGACGACCACCTCGGCGACAGTCAACACGCACGATAGGCAAGGACACGATCATGACTGA
- a CDS encoding TetR/AcrR family transcriptional regulator yields the protein MAEATGTDPIDNGTADTSTDTTGDLADFGEQDLTSRARIRNAALQQFAAHGFAGTPLRAIAAEAGVAIGLISHHFGSKAGLRKALETWIVGLFEAAIDSADERTTGSVADAPARDAAVAQMLSDHPPVVAYLRRELLEPPEDRTLITRLSRASQKSVDAMRANGLASTSRDRVEQVVTVMVRQLGKLFMQPLVDQIVDSFPEDERPTGTPEISVEVNSTRPHD from the coding sequence GTGGCAGAAGCAACCGGCACAGACCCGATCGACAACGGCACGGCCGACACCAGCACAGATACGACCGGGGATCTCGCCGACTTCGGCGAGCAGGACCTCACGAGCCGTGCGCGAATCCGCAACGCCGCACTCCAGCAGTTCGCCGCCCACGGCTTCGCGGGCACCCCCCTGCGCGCCATCGCAGCCGAGGCGGGGGTGGCCATCGGGCTGATCTCCCACCACTTCGGGTCGAAGGCCGGACTGCGGAAGGCACTGGAGACCTGGATCGTCGGACTCTTCGAAGCGGCCATCGATTCTGCCGATGAGCGGACGACGGGTTCGGTCGCCGACGCACCTGCACGTGATGCCGCCGTCGCGCAGATGCTCAGCGACCACCCTCCGGTCGTCGCCTACCTGCGCCGCGAACTCCTCGAACCGCCCGAGGATCGCACCCTCATCACGCGCCTGAGCAGGGCCTCGCAGAAGAGCGTCGATGCGATGCGCGCCAACGGCCTCGCCTCGACGAGCCGAGATCGCGTCGAGCAGGTCGTCACCGTCATGGTCCGACAGCTGGGAAAGCTATTCATGCAGCCGCTCGTCGATCAGATCGTCGACTCGTTCCCCGAGGATGAACGCCCCACTGGCACACCCGAGATCAGCGTCGAGGTCAATTCCACCCGCCCGCACGACTGA
- a CDS encoding CoA transferase, protein MQDREPLDGVTVISLAVNLPGPLAAARLQSLGARVIKVEPPQGDPLTFAVREYYDELTVGQDVVTIDLKDPTGCERLDTLAAEADIVLTAMRPRAAAALGLPELIDRHNLVHVEIVGFSGDRADVPGHDLTYQAAHATLVPGTMPTVPIADVLGSENAVVAALAGLRQRDLRQRDLRAPGQGGGIVRRVVLDEAAAWAAGPARHGLSSPGGHLGGGSPFYRTYATADGHVAVACIEPHFAKALATQLGSEHEQLKRAFAAQPTAHWTDFAAEHDLPIEEIAHQ, encoded by the coding sequence ATGCAGGATCGGGAGCCCCTCGATGGCGTCACAGTTATCTCTTTGGCGGTGAACTTACCGGGCCCACTGGCCGCTGCCCGCCTACAGTCTTTGGGTGCGCGCGTCATCAAGGTCGAACCGCCGCAGGGCGACCCGTTGACCTTCGCGGTCCGCGAGTACTACGACGAGCTGACGGTCGGGCAGGACGTCGTGACGATCGATCTCAAAGATCCGACCGGGTGCGAACGCCTCGACACTCTCGCAGCCGAGGCCGATATCGTCCTCACCGCCATGCGGCCACGCGCCGCAGCCGCACTCGGTCTGCCCGAACTCATCGACCGCCACAACCTCGTCCACGTCGAAATCGTCGGCTTCTCCGGCGACCGAGCCGATGTTCCCGGCCACGACCTGACCTACCAGGCCGCCCACGCCACACTCGTCCCGGGAACCATGCCCACCGTTCCGATCGCCGATGTCCTCGGCTCGGAGAACGCCGTCGTCGCCGCGCTCGCCGGTCTGCGCCAGCGAGACCTGCGACAGCGAGACCTGCGCGCCCCCGGACAGGGCGGTGGAATCGTCCGCCGGGTCGTCCTCGACGAGGCGGCAGCCTGGGCGGCAGGGCCGGCACGGCACGGATTGAGCTCTCCGGGCGGCCACCTCGGCGGGGGTTCCCCGTTCTATCGCACCTATGCCACCGCCGATGGGCACGTTGCGGTCGCGTGCATCGAACCGCACTTCGCCAAGGCGCTGGCCACGCAGCTCGGGTCCGAGCACGAGCAGCTGAAACGGGCCTTCGCGGCGCAGCCGACGGCGCATTGGACCGACTTCGCCGCAGAGCACGATCTGCCGATCGAAGAGATCGCGCACCAATGA